The genomic window TATCGACGTATGGGAGCATGCCTACTATTTGAAATACCAAAACCGCCGTCCGGAATACATCGAGGCATTTTACAATGTGATTAACTGGGAGAAGGTGAACGAACTCTATGAGCTGGCTATTCGCTAAGCTTCTTGCTTAAGAGAAAACAAAAAAGAGGCGTGCGGGTATTTCACCCACACGCTTTTTTTATGTGTTCTGGATATACAAGAAGCCTCTAACAAGCAGGAGATTAGGCAACAGCTTTGTCGTCTTGGTTTTGATTTTCCGTGAGTTTCAAGCGATGCTCAAACTCACCAATTTTCCACACCTTGCGTGCAAAGCGTGCGGCTTCTTCTATGGCTTCTACGGCTTCGGGCAAAAACTTGCCAAACAAATGCCACCAGTGAATGAGGTCATGCCATATTTGAAGCTCTACACGCACGCCGGCAGCTTCGGCTTTGTCGCGCAGGCGGGTGGCATCGCTATAAAGCACTTCGCCGTCGCTTGCTTGTATAAGTAGAGGTGGTAAGCCCTCTAAATTGGCAAACAGCGGCGACACTAAGGGATGGTCCAAAGAATAGGCGCCGGCATAGTCATCGCCAATTTCATGTAGTTCCCAAGCTTCCAGTATTTTGTCGTTGTCTCTGTTCCTGAGAATGGATTCCCCGCTCAAGGTGAGGTCTACCCAAGGCGAAAAAAGCAGGGCGGCTGCCGGAAGGGGCATTTGCTTGTCGCGTAAGTTAATCAGCGTAGCCAACGACAAACCACCACCTGCCGAATCACCGGCTAAGATAATGTTTTTGGGCAGGTAGTCCCCATGTAAGAGCCATTCATAGGCTTTGACAGCATCTTCCAATGCGGCAGGGAAGGGGTTTTCCGGTGCTTTGCGATAATCAATTACCAGGGCATTGGCGCCAATTTCCTTAGCTAAATGCCCTACAAAAGCCCGGTGGGTATTGGGAGACCCCAAAGCATAGGCGCCGCCGTGAAGATATAGCACTACCTTTTCGGGGCGGGCGTCGGAAGGTGTAATCCATTCGGCATACATACCGTCGATGTCTAGTGTACGGAAGTGCACCCCCCATGGCATGTAAGTGTAAAGACTCATGAGCTCCAAAAGACTGCGCATTCCTTGCACGCTCGGTTTGCTGAAGCTGAAAGCCAAGCCGGCAGTCTTTAAGGATAGTTTTAAAAGATTGTGCTGTATGGAAGGCATAATTGTATTCTTTCTTTTGAGAAAAAACGAAATATCAAAACTTTATCGCAATAAAGTGCAAAAATATTGAAAAAAAAAAGCCTGTGCCTCATCATCTCTTAGGTGTGTAATGTTTAAGCAAAGATTGTATTTATGTTAAGCTTTTATTCGGGCATATGAAGTATTTCTATGGCTTTTTTGACAAAGGGGTCTTCTTGGTAGAGGATGTAATAAAAAGCTTCGTATCCCCATAGTTGTCTTGCAATGAGTGCTTTCAGCTCGTGAGATAGGGAGGCTTTTGCGCTGTTATTATTCAAGAGCGTAGTATCGATGCCCTTTTGTGAGAGACTCGAAAGCAAGGATTGCCATAAAGAATCGGGCAGTTGCCATTGTTCTTGGAACGAAATAGCTGTGTAACTTTTTTTATTGATTTGCGGGGCATGCCGTATGGCAAACTCTTGTAATACTCCGCTGGCATACACTTCGCTTTTGAGGCGGGCAAGAGCGCCTGTGTCAACTGGCACGAAGAAGTCGGGCATGATGCCTCCGCCACCGTAAACAATACGTCCTTTGCGTGTTTTGAATTTTAGCGAATCGGCAAAATGAACGCTATCCGGGCGCAACAGCTCACCGCTCTCATAGCGCTTCCATAGTTCCTCTTCATAATGGGCTTTGTTGCCGTCGTAGGGTTTTTGTATGCACCGCCCGCTGGGGGTATAATAGCGTGAGATGGTAAGACGCAGCTCGCTGCCATCTTTCAGGTCAATGGGCATTTGCACCAGTCCTTTGCCAAAGGTGCGTCGTCCTATGACCCAAGCGCGGTCGTTGTCTTGGAGGGCACCAGCAACTATTTCAGAGGCAGAAGCAGAACCTTCATTGACAAGCACCACCAGCTTGTCTTTTTCGAATAGCCCTCGATTAGTCGCCTTTATTTTAGAGTCGAAGCGCGTGCCGCGTCCGTCGGTATATACAATGAGGTAGTCGTTCGGCAGAAACTCGTCGGCGATGTCGGTGGCACGGTCAAGATAACCGCCCGGGTTGTCGCGCAAGTCCAAAATGAGCTGTTTCATGCCTTTGCGCTTGAGTTCCTTAAGCGCTTCTTGAAATTCGTGATGGGTATTGGCAGCGAAATTCGATATTTTGATGTAGCCCGTGTGTTTGTCAAGCATGAAGGCATAGACACTTTGGGTGTTGATGCGGTCGCGAATGATGGTGAAGCTAAGCAAACGGTCTATGCCCTGTCTTTTTACTTCTACGGTTACTTGGGTGCCTTTTTTGCCTCTCAGCCTTTTGAATACTCCCAGATGGTCTATGCCTATACCGGCAACGTTTTCACCATTGATGCGTATGATTTTATCGCCGGCAAGTAGCCCCACTTGTTCGGCAGGTCCGCCGGTGAGTGGGGTTACTACTTCTATGGTGTCATTAAGCAGCATGTATTCTATGCCTATGCCTTCAAAAGCCCCCTCCAGGTCGGCATTGACAAGTTCCGTTTCTTCGGCGGGGATATAGGCAGAGTGCGGGTCTAACTTTTCAAGGAGCTTTTCTATGGAGTAGTCGGTGAGTTCATCGATGTTTACTTCATCTACATAGTACAAGTCGATATAGGAGAGCACTTCCTCTATTTTGGGGTATCGCTTGCGTGGGGTGTTCTCTCCTTGGGCATGGAAAAAAGTAGCGCCAATGAGTATGCCCAGCGAAACAGAAAGGGCAATGATGACAGGAATGGCAGCTGTGCTTTTCATCATGATTGCAAACAGGTTCAATTATTAAACAAACAAAAAAAGAGCAAAAGCGTGTATAAAAGATAAAGAAAATTAGAATAGCGGTGAAAATTCAAAAGCCTACGCTAAAATACAAACAATCAAAAGAGGCAGTTAGTTTAGCACAAAAGCCAAAACAAAAAGGGCGTGCACAGTGTGCACACCCTTTTTTATAGAGTAGTGTAGTACTCTGTGGAGTGGTAGCTGAAATCTCTACTGAACAATGAAAGTATTGGGCGCAATGCCTGCTGTGAAGCTGCTGATTACTTGTCCGTTGTTGTCAATTACTTTTACACCACCATTGCGGGTGTACACAGCTTCGCCTACATATACGTGTCCAGTGGTTTTGTCGGCGCCAATGCCATTGAACGAAGTGAATTCATTGATTTCAGCAAAAGGCGTGGTAGGAGCCACCGGATTGGCAGCATTGATTTTGTACACTTTGTTGCCCCTGAAGTAGAATATGCTTTCGCCGTTGCTTGCAATGCGTACCGGGTAGCTGCTTAGGTTCACGGCAATGGTTCTTTCCACAGTGTTGGTGGCAGGGTTGAAGCGTACCAAATGACCACTGCTGCAAGCTACCCACAACTTGCCTTGCTCGTCGGCTTCGAAACGCTCAGGACCATCTTCTACGGTTATTTCTCCGTCGAAGGTATCGGTATTGGAGTTCAGTATTTTGATGATGTTGCTGCCTGCGCCAGCCACGAACACTTTGCTTCTGCTGTATGCCCAAATACCCTGTGGACGTACCGTCAAAGGTACTTTTTTAATAAAGACACCACTGTTGGCATTGTATATAGCTACAAACGATTCTGGATTGCTGCCAAAGGCTTTGTCTATAGGACCCCAGTTGGTTACATAAATTTTACCGTTGATAACTGCTACGTCAATGGGGTTGTCTAAGCCTTCCTGCAAAGTGAGTTCCAACTTGAGAGTGGCGGCGTTCACTACTCGCACAAAGTTTTGGTTGTTGGTTACGATGTAAATGCGGTCATCGTATTTGCGGGCAGATTGAATAATGCCCCCTACGGGGGTGTTGTTTTCTGTTTCAAATACGTTGTTTTGGGCACTGTTTTCGCCCTTTTTTAGAAAGCTTACGCTTCCGTTCCCTTCTAAAAAGTTGCCTTCGTTGAACACAAGAGTACCATTCACATAAGAGCCGGCAGCTTCGTCTTTTTTACTACAGCCGGTGAGTTGGAGGGCTGCTACGCCCACCAATAACCACAATAACAGACGGTTGATTTTCTTCATGGCTTTGACTGTTTGAGTTTGACGTTTTATTTAGATTGTAAAGAAAATTGCAAGGATACTTGATACTGTCGCCCGGGTTGGGGTTGATTTTGTATTTGCTCGTAGGCTTTATCGAAGAGGTTTAAGACACCTACTTGCAGGCTCCATTGACCGTAGTTGGCTTGCCACTGTTTGCCCATATGCAGGTCGGCGGTCCAAAAGGCAGTTAAGCTGTAGCTGTTGTCGGTAGTGGTATAGCGTGGACCGGTCCACTGCCCATTGACAATGACCAGCCAGTTGCGGTGGTGTTTCCATTTCAGCATTCCACTAAGCCTATGTTCAGGCACGTAGGGCAACTGCTTACCCACACTGTTTTGGTCGCCATTGTCGGTAGGTTTTTGGTTCAGGGCGCGGGTAAAGGTGTAGTGCAGTTCTTGCGAAAAGAGCATACGGTTTGTGTTTTGCGTGTGAGATAGTGATGTTTGTATGCCCCAAGACAATACTTCTCTGACATTGCTGGGTGCCCAATATCCTTGCGGAACGGGTTGCCAAAGAATCCAGTCGTTGATATGATTGCGGAATCCTTCTACACCGAGCTGCCATTGCTGTTTTTCTTTACGGTGTTGCAGGCGTATATAGAAATTATTGTAGAAGCCCGATTCCGGTCTTATATCAGGATTGCCGCCCGGCTGCCAATAAAGAGCATTGAGCGATGGCAGCTTGTAGTTGAATGATGCACTTCCGCCCGTTTTTAGGTTGAGCATAGTTGTAGAAAATAGCAGGTAATCAAAGCCCAGCGAGGGAGACAAAGGGGGGGCATAGGCGTTTACCCACACTTTTCTCAAATTAAAAGCGATATGCAGACGGGCAGAAGGCTCCCATTGAGTAAAGACGAAGGTCTCTACCTGCCGCCGTTGGGGGTGTCCTTCGTAGTTATCCACATCGGTTTGCACCAGCGTGCCGGTGGCACCTATTCGACTGCTAAGCTGCCTGCTCCACGTTATCTCATATTGGTATTGTGCCTGCCATTGTGAGGTGTTGGTTTGGCTGCTTTCGTTGTAGTTCAAGAAATTGCGCACAAAAGAAAGCTGCGCCAGCTGATGTAGGTCTCGGTACTGCAGCAGCAAGCGTAGGTTTTTATCCAGTTGCCGTGCACGGTTGCTAAGTAAAATACGGTCGTACTCGTGATACCAGCTGTAAAAGTTTAATTGTGCCTGCTCTTTTATTTGGTAAAAAAGCTCCTGGCGTGTTCCAAAAAAATGAAAGGGGGCGTAGTCTATTTTGCGATGGGGCTTAATCAGTCGGTTTTCAAAGACATTTTGCGAGTAGCTGCCATAGACTTGACTGAAGCCATGGAGCCGTGCCGAAGCCTGCCAACCACTTTGCAGCTGTCCGGTCCACTGCTGGGTACTGCGATAAGCCACTCGGAGACTCGGTGCTAGTCGGCTGCTTTGTTCGTTTGATTCCAGAAGGATGGCGCCGCCAATGGCATCGCTCCCTATCAAGGGGCTGCTTCCGCCCTGTATGATGTGCAGTTGATAGGCACTGCTCAGAGGAAGCGTAGAAAAATCGGCTTCACCCAAAGTGGGTGAGTTGATATTGACCCCGTTCCATAAGACGGCGGTATGTCCGGCTGCGGTTCCACGCAGGCTGATGCTCTGGAGCATGCCACTACCATAGGCTTTGATATACGCATCGGGGTATTGGAGCAGCAGGTCGCCTACGCTTTGTGCTGGCAAGTAGGAAGCAAGTAGGCTGTCGGGGGTGATTCGTTGCAAGCCCACGCCATAACGCTCATAGGGCAGTGCGGTGATGAGTACTTCCTGCAGTCTATAAGCCTGTGTGCTGTCGGACTGTGCCCAAAGCCAAAAAGGCAATCCAAGCCATCCATAGATGAAGAGAAAATAAAATAAACGCCACATACACCCACTACTTTGAATGACCGCCATTCAAAGCTTGGGGGATTCACGAAATGAGCAAAGTGCTAAAGCAGACTCTGTCATTTCAGTGCTTTTGCCCCGAAAGCTCTGAAAACGCTGAAGTAGCAGGCAGGTCTCCTGGCTTGCCTCACATGCACCGCCTTCCCACCCCAACGTGGGGCAGTGGCAGTGGTTGGTGCATGCCTGTTTTGAGGCTTACAGTTGCGGGGACAGCTCCGGACTTGCACCGGATTCCCTTTTCAAGCGCTTGTGGCGCTACCTGCTACTTGGTAGGGCAAATTTATGCAATTTTTTGATTTCGCCAAGCCCTTGATTTCTTTTGCTTTTTTTACAAAATCAGACTTTAAAGCCGTAGCTCAAAACTGTTATTTCGTAGCTTGTATTTTGCTTATCCTCCGTGAGTCGTGTGTTTTTGACTTTATTGCCTGTCTTCACAGGCTTGGGAATGCGTTTGACCGCCAAGTCTTTGACGAGCATGAGGGTATTGTCATCGTGCAGTTCATTGCCATTGGCACGTTTCTATTTTTTGCAAGCGAGCTTCTATCTTCTCTGTTGGATTCTACACGTGTCCACATTCTGGGCAGGCATAGGGGCTGTCGTTGAATATAGACTTGGGACGACTGGCAAGAGGGAGCAGATGTATGTTTGCAGACCTCTTTTTGCTCGCTCTATAAATTGAGGTATTTTGCTGTGAAAATCAAGCCAACCGTCTCTTTGTATTGAATTATGCTAAAAGATAAAAACCATTGCTTTGTTTTTAATGTTAGAACATTGACTATTCACTTTTTTGAGTTATTTTCTTATTCAAAAAAACAAAAAAGAGTTTTTATGGACGTAACAAAGAAAACAAAGCAAATAGAAAAGATTTTAGTACCTCCTTCGCCCCACATGGTAGGTGATGGGTTTCGTATGTGCAACTTTTTCCCGGGAGG from Thermonema lapsum includes these protein-coding regions:
- a CDS encoding alpha/beta hydrolase, which translates into the protein MPSIQHNLLKLSLKTAGLAFSFSKPSVQGMRSLLELMSLYTYMPWGVHFRTLDIDGMYAEWITPSDARPEKVVLYLHGGAYALGSPNTHRAFVGHLAKEIGANALVIDYRKAPENPFPAALEDAVKAYEWLLHGDYLPKNIILAGDSAGGGLSLATLINLRDKQMPLPAAALLFSPWVDLTLSGESILRNRDNDKILEAWELHEIGDDYAGAYSLDHPLVSPLFANLEGLPPLLIQASDGEVLYSDATRLRDKAEAAGVRVELQIWHDLIHWWHLFGKFLPEAVEAIEEAARFARKVWKIGEFEHRLKLTENQNQDDKAVA
- a CDS encoding S41 family peptidase; translation: MMKSTAAIPVIIALSVSLGILIGATFFHAQGENTPRKRYPKIEEVLSYIDLYYVDEVNIDELTDYSIEKLLEKLDPHSAYIPAEETELVNADLEGAFEGIGIEYMLLNDTIEVVTPLTGGPAEQVGLLAGDKIIRINGENVAGIGIDHLGVFKRLRGKKGTQVTVEVKRQGIDRLLSFTIIRDRINTQSVYAFMLDKHTGYIKISNFAANTHHEFQEALKELKRKGMKQLILDLRDNPGGYLDRATDIADEFLPNDYLIVYTDGRGTRFDSKIKATNRGLFEKDKLVVLVNEGSASASEIVAGALQDNDRAWVIGRRTFGKGLVQMPIDLKDGSELRLTISRYYTPSGRCIQKPYDGNKAHYEEELWKRYESGELLRPDSVHFADSLKFKTRKGRIVYGGGGIMPDFFVPVDTGALARLKSEVYASGVLQEFAIRHAPQINKKSYTAISFQEQWQLPDSLWQSLLSSLSQKGIDTTLLNNNSAKASLSHELKALIARQLWGYEAFYYILYQEDPFVKKAIEILHMPE
- a CDS encoding DUF5074 domain-containing protein: MKKINRLLLWLLVGVAALQLTGCSKKDEAAGSYVNGTLVFNEGNFLEGNGSVSFLKKGENSAQNNVFETENNTPVGGIIQSARKYDDRIYIVTNNQNFVRVVNAATLKLELTLQEGLDNPIDVAVINGKIYVTNWGPIDKAFGSNPESFVAIYNANSGVFIKKVPLTVRPQGIWAYSRSKVFVAGAGSNIIKILNSNTDTFDGEITVEDGPERFEADEQGKLWVACSSGHLVRFNPATNTVERTIAVNLSSYPVRIASNGESIFYFRGNKVYKINAANPVAPTTPFAEINEFTSFNGIGADKTTGHVYVGEAVYTRNGGVKVIDNNGQVISSFTAGIAPNTFIVQ
- a CDS encoding TonB-dependent receptor plug domain-containing protein — translated: MWRLFYFLFIYGWLGLPFWLWAQSDSTQAYRLQEVLITALPYERYGVGLQRITPDSLLASYLPAQSVGDLLLQYPDAYIKAYGSGMLQSISLRGTAAGHTAVLWNGVNINSPTLGEADFSTLPLSSAYQLHIIQGGSSPLIGSDAIGGAILLESNEQSSRLAPSLRVAYRSTQQWTGQLQSGWQASARLHGFSQVYGSYSQNVFENRLIKPHRKIDYAPFHFFGTRQELFYQIKEQAQLNFYSWYHEYDRILLSNRARQLDKNLRLLLQYRDLHQLAQLSFVRNFLNYNESSQTNTSQWQAQYQYEITWSRQLSSRIGATGTLVQTDVDNYEGHPQRRQVETFVFTQWEPSARLHIAFNLRKVWVNAYAPPLSPSLGFDYLLFSTTMLNLKTGGSASFNYKLPSLNALYWQPGGNPDIRPESGFYNNFYIRLQHRKEKQQWQLGVEGFRNHINDWILWQPVPQGYWAPSNVREVLSWGIQTSLSHTQNTNRMLFSQELHYTFTRALNQKPTDNGDQNSVGKQLPYVPEHRLSGMLKWKHHRNWLVIVNGQWTGPRYTTTDNSYSLTAFWTADLHMGKQWQANYGQWSLQVGVLNLFDKAYEQIQNQPQPGRQYQVSLQFSLQSK